A single window of Chloracidobacterium sp. DNA harbors:
- a CDS encoding FAD-dependent oxidoreductase: MARLSTEILIVGGGPAGLSAALSAAAGAAVTIIDDNATLGGQIWRAELGKTGSPAAKQIIDAVDSGEIAVVNSAQVFASSGDRTLIAQTPKGCTEIEFQKLIIATGARERFLPFPGWTLPNVFGAGGLQALAKGGLPVKGKRIVVSGTGPLLIAVAEYLKAKGAKVAAVVEQTSAAKLRRFGIGLWSAPSKLVQAAVLKARLLDVPYLTDCWVTAANGVDRLASVTLSRRGRTWDVECDMLACGFHLVPNTELAALLGCGISNGLVSVDEFQRSSLEDIYCVGEPTGIAGLESSLVEGSIAGCAASGDIDKARRQFAKRDRARRFGDGLNNAFALRDELKTLADLNTIVCRCEDVSYGTLTEFRNTADAKLQTRCGMGACQGRICGAANEFLFGWRPGTVRPPIFPVKMENL, encoded by the coding sequence ATGGCTAGGCTTTCGACCGAGATACTCATTGTCGGCGGCGGCCCGGCAGGCCTTTCTGCCGCGTTGTCGGCGGCGGCCGGTGCGGCCGTCACGATCATCGATGATAATGCCACGCTCGGCGGTCAGATCTGGCGAGCGGAACTTGGAAAGACGGGGTCCCCGGCAGCAAAGCAGATCATCGACGCGGTCGACTCCGGCGAAATCGCCGTAGTTAATTCTGCCCAGGTCTTTGCCTCGAGTGGCGATCGAACTCTGATCGCACAGACTCCCAAAGGCTGCACTGAGATCGAATTTCAAAAACTAATTATCGCCACCGGGGCACGCGAACGATTTCTCCCGTTTCCGGGCTGGACCTTGCCGAATGTGTTTGGCGCGGGAGGTTTGCAGGCATTGGCCAAGGGCGGTTTACCGGTAAAGGGCAAGCGGATCGTTGTCTCCGGAACCGGCCCTCTGCTGATCGCGGTCGCCGAATACTTAAAGGCCAAGGGTGCAAAGGTCGCCGCGGTCGTTGAACAGACGTCAGCGGCCAAACTACGCCGCTTCGGTATCGGACTCTGGAGTGCACCATCAAAGTTAGTTCAAGCCGCGGTATTAAAAGCGAGGCTACTGGATGTGCCGTATCTGACCGATTGTTGGGTAACTGCCGCAAATGGCGTGGATCGACTAGCGAGCGTAACGCTGTCTCGCCGCGGGCGCACTTGGGATGTCGAATGCGATATGCTGGCGTGTGGATTTCATCTTGTGCCAAATACCGAGTTGGCGGCATTGCTCGGATGTGGCATCAGCAACGGACTGGTTTCGGTCGATGAATTTCAGCGATCTTCGCTCGAGGATATTTATTGCGTTGGCGAACCGACCGGCATCGCCGGACTCGAGTCGTCACTCGTCGAGGGCAGCATCGCGGGATGTGCCGCTTCCGGAGATATTGATAAAGCGCGGCGGCAATTCGCTAAACGTGACAGGGCACGGCGGTTTGGCGATGGACTCAATAACGCCTTTGCACTTCGCGATGAGCTCAAAACACTTGCCGATCTTAACACCATCGTCTGTCGCTGTGAGGATGTGTCTTATGGAACTTTAACTGAATTTAGAAATACCGCCGACGCAAAATTACAGACCAGATGCGGAATGGGTGCGTGTCAGGGCCGTATTTGCGGTGCGGCAAATGAGTTTTTATTCGGATGGCGTCCCGGCACCGTGCGCCCACCGATATTTCCGGTTAAAATGGAGAATCTATGA
- the prfA gene encoding peptide chain release factor 1 has protein sequence MFEKLAQIEKSYDELTDQISQPEFMSDMSVYAKLMKQHRSLGEIVGKYREVRKMTEDLQGAKDLAELADDDEMREMAAVEIAEIEDKLPAAEEELKMLLLPKDPNDEKNVILEIRAGTGGDEATLFAAEVLRMYARYCERQGWKMDILETSDTGVGGIKDAVAVIEGDNVYSKLRFESGVHRVQRVPQTETQGRIHTSAITVAILPEAEEVDVQINQNDLRIDTFCSSGPGGQSVNTTYSAVRITHMPSGVVVSMQDEKSQIKNREKAMRVLRARLQELEEQKQHDALSAERKSMVGSGDRSEKIRTYNFKENRVTDHRIGLTVHQLDLVMEGQLDEFIETLRTHYQTEKLKSEAVGA, from the coding sequence ATGTTTGAAAAACTTGCACAGATCGAAAAAAGCTATGACGAACTGACGGACCAGATCTCCCAACCGGAGTTTATGTCCGATATGTCCGTCTATGCCAAGCTGATGAAGCAGCACCGGAGCTTGGGTGAGATCGTCGGCAAATATCGCGAAGTCAGAAAGATGACCGAAGATCTGCAAGGTGCAAAAGACCTTGCCGAACTCGCGGACGACGACGAGATGCGTGAGATGGCCGCCGTCGAGATCGCGGAGATCGAAGATAAATTGCCTGCCGCCGAAGAAGAGCTCAAAATGCTCCTGTTGCCCAAGGATCCGAACGACGAAAAGAACGTAATTCTCGAGATCAGGGCCGGAACCGGCGGTGACGAGGCGACCTTGTTCGCGGCCGAAGTATTGCGAATGTATGCGCGCTATTGTGAGCGTCAAGGCTGGAAAATGGATATTCTCGAGACATCGGATACCGGTGTCGGAGGCATAAAGGATGCGGTCGCGGTCATCGAGGGCGACAACGTATATTCCAAACTTCGCTTCGAGTCCGGCGTGCATCGCGTACAGCGTGTGCCGCAGACCGAGACGCAAGGCCGTATCCATACGTCGGCGATCACGGTTGCCATCCTCCCCGAGGCAGAAGAGGTCGATGTCCAGATCAATCAGAACGATCTCCGGATCGACACTTTCTGCTCATCCGGGCCAGGTGGCCAATCGGTAAACACGACCTATTCGGCGGTCCGAATTACCCATATGCCGAGCGGAGTGGTAGTTTCGATGCAGGACGAAAAATCGCAGATAAAGAATCGTGAAAAAGCGATGCGGGTCTTGCGTGCCCGACTGCAGGAACTCGAGGAGCAAAAGCAGCACGACGCACTCTCAGCAGAGCGTAAATCGATGGTCGGTAGCGGCGACCGTTCGGAAAAGATCCGAACGTATAATTTCAAAGAAAACCGTGTCACCGATCACCGGATCGGCCTTACCGTCCACCAACTTGACCTCGTTATGGAGGGTCAACTCGACGAGTTTATCGAGACACTTCGGACCCATTACCAGACTGAGAAGTTAAAATCAGAAGCTGTCGGCGCGTAA
- a CDS encoding DUF1385 domain-containing protein translates to MKKRLSARKLKFLHTVFAMERDLIVGGQAVMEGVMMRTPSAYAIACRRQDGTIVTTAETLPKWSDKYKWLNTPVLRGGATLIQSMALGVKALNFSARIYEEDLAAKEEAEKVKVGDPAVALVDGAMDEQFLKAPVKVIMPERKAEKAKKAGQSASAVGSIIFALLFNVLLFIVAPLVLTNVLFIALGWAEAPVIAADATWFALIKAYVWKIKLDSFGSWVSFNLIDGLIRMAFFIFMIFSMSFLKDIRRVFEYHGAEHKTVFTWEKGLDLSVENATQQKRQHPRCGTSFLMVVMLVAIVLFSVINFEATWLNLVVRIALMPLVAGLSYEVIRYAAKKESGPIFKFMTLPGLWLQNITTQEPDAEQLEVAIKALDESLKLEPEIA, encoded by the coding sequence ATGAAAAAGAGACTTTCCGCCCGTAAACTTAAATTTCTCCACACGGTATTTGCAATGGAGCGCGACCTCATCGTCGGCGGCCAGGCTGTAATGGAGGGCGTAATGATGCGTACGCCGTCAGCGTACGCGATCGCGTGTCGTCGTCAGGACGGCACGATCGTCACAACGGCCGAAACGCTGCCGAAGTGGAGCGATAAGTACAAATGGCTGAACACGCCCGTACTACGCGGTGGAGCGACGTTGATTCAATCGATGGCACTCGGCGTCAAGGCACTAAATTTCTCGGCAAGGATCTACGAAGAAGACCTGGCCGCAAAGGAAGAAGCCGAAAAAGTTAAGGTCGGTGATCCGGCAGTGGCACTGGTCGATGGCGCAATGGATGAGCAGTTTCTGAAAGCTCCGGTCAAGGTCATTATGCCGGAGCGAAAGGCCGAAAAGGCCAAGAAAGCCGGTCAATCGGCAAGTGCTGTTGGCTCGATCATATTTGCTCTGCTTTTCAACGTATTGCTATTCATAGTTGCACCGCTTGTGTTGACGAACGTGCTCTTTATCGCACTTGGATGGGCCGAGGCACCGGTTATCGCCGCGGACGCTACTTGGTTCGCACTTATAAAGGCGTATGTTTGGAAGATCAAGCTTGATTCATTCGGCTCGTGGGTATCGTTTAATCTGATCGACGGATTGATCAGAATGGCGTTTTTCATCTTTATGATCTTTTCGATGTCTTTTCTAAAGGACATCAGGCGAGTCTTCGAGTATCACGGAGCGGAGCATAAGACGGTCTTTACCTGGGAAAAGGGCCTCGACCTTTCGGTTGAGAATGCCACTCAGCAGAAACGTCAGCATCCGCGTTGCGGCACATCGTTTCTGATGGTCGTGATGTTGGTCGCGATCGTACTGTTTTCGGTGATCAACTTTGAGGCCACCTGGCTGAATCTGGTTGTGCGAATTGCTTTAATGCCGCTCGTGGCCGGTTTGTCCTACGAGGTTATCCGTTACGCGGCAAAGAAAGAGTCCGGGCCGATATTTAAGTTTATGACGTTGCCGGGCCTCTGGCTCCAAAATATCACAACTCAGGAACCGGACGCTGAACAATTGGAAGTTGCCATCAAGGCACTCGACGAATCGTTAAAGCTAGAACCCGAGATCGCGTGA
- the rpmE gene encoding 50S ribosomal protein L31, protein MKKEIHPNYNEISVICACGSTFQTRSTMSEDLHIEICSACHPFFTGKQKLVDTAGRVDRFNKRYARGTAEAAK, encoded by the coding sequence ATGAAAAAGGAAATTCATCCTAATTACAACGAGATTTCGGTTATCTGTGCTTGCGGTAGCACGTTTCAGACACGCTCCACGATGAGCGAAGATCTCCATATTGAAATTTGTTCAGCCTGTCACCCGTTTTTTACCGGTAAACAGAAGCTAGTTGACACCGCCGGACGCGTCGACCGCTTTAACAAGCGGTACGCTCGCGGAACCGCCGAGGCTGCTAAATAA
- a CDS encoding tetratricopeptide repeat protein has product MNKITVSISILLLVLTTAFTAFAQDDETREGTGLPTLIGENAERGNRMNISGRVTLQGTDQPKRRPLIAVSVLLSGAVLERATTNDKGFFNIRNVPRETLTVIVEVDGNEAARQVVAPSPMGNASLQISIPWPSLAAPAKPGVISVDQLYERTSNNQTLFNKALEAAKGSERLQAVTLFNELLTADPKDYLAWTELGSVYFKHDELDNAEACYFKAIELKRDYFIALLNLGKLYFGRKQYDDSVLVLTNAVKARPDSADAHILLAEAYLQTKKGNSAVYHYNEALKLAPIEKAEVHLRLASLYDAAGLKTKASAEYKLFLQKQPDYVEKNRLETYIKENPPK; this is encoded by the coding sequence ATGAATAAGATTACCGTTTCAATTTCGATTTTACTGTTGGTGCTCACCACGGCGTTTACCGCATTCGCCCAGGACGATGAGACCCGTGAGGGCACCGGACTTCCGACTTTGATCGGCGAGAATGCTGAGCGTGGCAATCGGATGAACATTTCCGGCCGCGTCACTCTCCAGGGCACCGACCAGCCCAAGCGAAGGCCTTTGATCGCGGTCTCTGTACTGCTTTCGGGAGCGGTCCTCGAACGTGCAACGACTAATGACAAGGGCTTTTTTAATATCCGCAACGTCCCTAGGGAAACTCTTACGGTCATCGTCGAGGTTGACGGGAATGAGGCGGCGAGACAAGTGGTGGCGCCGTCACCTATGGGAAACGCGAGTCTCCAGATATCCATCCCGTGGCCATCGCTTGCGGCTCCGGCAAAACCGGGCGTAATTTCTGTAGATCAATTATACGAACGCACATCCAATAACCAGACACTATTCAATAAGGCTCTGGAGGCGGCAAAGGGTAGTGAAAGGCTCCAGGCTGTCACACTTTTTAACGAGTTACTGACTGCCGACCCAAAGGATTATCTCGCCTGGACGGAACTCGGCTCCGTATATTTCAAGCACGATGAACTCGATAACGCAGAAGCTTGCTACTTCAAGGCGATCGAGTTGAAACGCGATTATTTTATCGCTTTATTAAATCTCGGAAAGCTATATTTCGGTCGCAAGCAATATGACGATTCGGTTTTAGTGCTTACCAATGCCGTAAAGGCACGCCCCGACTCGGCTGATGCCCACATACTTTTGGCCGAGGCATATCTTCAAACCAAGAAAGGAAACTCGGCGGTCTACCACTACAACGAAGCTCTCAAATTGGCTCCGATCGAAAAAGCTGAAGTGCACTTACGACTTGCCTCGCTGTACGATGCAGCGGGCCTCAAGACAAAAGCATCGGCCGAATACAAATTATTCCTTCAGAAACAGCCTGATTACGTTGAAAAGAACCGCTTGGAAACCTATATCAAAGAAAATCCGCCTAAGTAG
- a CDS encoding histidine phosphatase family protein: MQPTRLYLIRHGQSAGNAEGRFGGHGPTPLSDLGRRQAEMTANILAKEGIAAIYSSDLQRAVETAEPLAKLLDLPIHQSPAFRERHVGVLEGLTFDESKAAYPKDYYALVNRNIHHVITKGESYRHLLRRITLKVNEVIRAHQGERVAIYSHTGAICFLTLQLLGAIHRGTRQTPWLITSNCGINRFEIRNRSNIRVLAINDTRHLAAITGNDSFAAR; encoded by the coding sequence ATGCAGCCAACCCGTTTATACTTGATAAGGCACGGACAATCGGCCGGTAACGCCGAAGGGCGTTTCGGCGGTCACGGACCGACGCCGTTGTCAGACCTTGGGCGCCGCCAAGCCGAAATGACTGCAAACATATTGGCAAAGGAGGGCATTGCGGCGATCTATTCGAGCGATCTGCAGCGGGCTGTCGAAACCGCCGAACCGCTTGCGAAATTGCTTGACCTCCCGATACATCAGTCGCCCGCGTTTCGTGAGAGACACGTCGGCGTGCTTGAGGGCCTGACCTTTGACGAGTCCAAGGCCGCGTATCCTAAGGATTATTACGCACTCGTCAATCGAAACATACATCACGTGATCACCAAGGGCGAGAGTTATCGTCATCTGCTCCGGCGGATCACGCTCAAGGTCAATGAGGTAATTCGTGCCCACCAGGGCGAGCGAGTTGCCATCTATTCACACACTGGTGCGATCTGCTTTTTAACGCTCCAACTTTTGGGTGCGATCCATCGCGGCACTCGGCAGACGCCTTGGCTAATAACTTCAAACTGCGGTATCAATCGCTTTGAGATCCGAAATCGCAGCAATATTCGCGTCCTTGCCATCAACGACACCCGCCATTTGGCCGCAATTACCGGCAACGACTCTTTTGCCGCTCGCTGA
- a CDS encoding aldehyde dehydrogenase (NADP(+)) yields the protein MTIQLTGRSIIGFNRGNATADTFRAFDPTTGDAIEPPFSSATPDELDRAAHLAEMARIPYAKVSGTDKARFLRAIADNIEALGDALIERASLETSLPNARFIGERGRTCSQLRMFADVLDEGSWVDARIDNAMPDREPLPKPDIRSMLRPIGTVAVFCASNFPLAYSVAGGDTASALAAGCPVIVNAHIAHPGTAELVGSAISKAVRECEMPEGVFSLLFSSGYDIGQALVKHPSVKAVGFTGSRRGGRALMDIAAARPEPIPIYTEMSSVNPTFILPSAIRERGDAIAAGLHAAVVGGVGQFCTKPGLVFLPTGDTADRFIDNFNQMIESTEPAPLLTSGICSAYASASRKRKDDVTGFAFNNKSDIEGFAVNPSAFEVSGDDFLNDPSLNDEIFGPTTLLIRSSEHDELLRIAHSLEGQLTASIHGDDQDLLDHADLVAVLETKVGRLIFNGFSTGVEVCPSMVHGGPYPATSDGRSTAVGSRAITRFARLVCYQNFPAAALPAELRDGNPLGISRMVDGKAAS from the coding sequence ATGACTATTCAACTCACAGGCCGTTCGATCATCGGTTTTAACCGCGGCAACGCGACGGCAGACACATTTCGGGCATTCGACCCGACTACCGGTGACGCCATCGAGCCACCGTTTTCTTCGGCCACGCCGGACGAACTGGATCGGGCCGCGCATCTTGCGGAAATGGCTCGCATTCCATACGCCAAGGTCTCCGGCACGGACAAGGCTCGATTTCTGCGTGCGATCGCGGACAACATAGAGGCTCTCGGCGATGCTCTCATTGAGCGGGCGTCGCTTGAGACATCCTTACCAAATGCCCGATTTATTGGCGAACGCGGTCGCACTTGCTCGCAACTGCGGATGTTCGCAGACGTTTTGGACGAAGGTTCGTGGGTAGATGCGAGGATCGACAACGCGATGCCCGACCGCGAACCTCTGCCCAAGCCTGATATTCGCTCAATGTTGCGGCCCATCGGCACCGTCGCTGTGTTTTGTGCCAGCAACTTTCCGCTCGCTTACTCTGTCGCCGGCGGCGATACCGCATCCGCACTCGCTGCCGGATGCCCGGTGATCGTGAACGCCCATATCGCCCACCCCGGCACTGCCGAGTTGGTGGGATCGGCTATCTCAAAGGCGGTGCGTGAGTGCGAAATGCCGGAAGGCGTTTTCAGTCTGCTATTTTCGAGCGGTTACGATATTGGTCAGGCGTTGGTCAAGCATCCGTCGGTCAAGGCTGTCGGATTTACAGGTTCACGCCGCGGCGGACGTGCCCTTATGGACATCGCTGCCGCCCGGCCCGAGCCCATCCCGATCTATACTGAGATGAGCTCGGTGAATCCCACATTTATCCTGCCGAGTGCCATACGGGAACGCGGTGACGCCATCGCTGCTGGCCTTCACGCGGCGGTCGTAGGCGGCGTCGGACAGTTTTGTACCAAACCGGGCCTCGTATTTTTACCGACCGGCGATACGGCGGATCGTTTCATCGACAATTTTAACCAAATGATCGAGTCGACCGAGCCGGCACCGCTCTTGACCTCCGGCATCTGTTCCGCCTACGCGTCTGCTAGCCGAAAGCGAAAGGATGACGTCACTGGTTTTGCATTTAACAACAAATCGGACATCGAGGGCTTTGCCGTCAATCCGTCGGCATTTGAGGTTTCGGGTGACGATTTCCTCAATGATCCGAGCCTGAACGACGAGATCTTCGGCCCGACGACCTTGCTTATCCGTTCGAGCGAGCACGACGAATTGCTCCGTATCGCCCACTCGCTCGAGGGACAATTGACCGCATCGATACACGGCGATGACCAGGACCTGCTTGATCACGCCGATCTCGTCGCGGTCCTCGAGACCAAGGTTGGCCGACTGATCTTCAACGGATTTTCGACCGGTGTCGAGGTTTGTCCGTCGATGGTCCACGGTGGGCCATATCCGGCAACGTCGGATGGCCGTTCGACTGCGGTCGGATCACGCGCGATCACGCGATTTGCACGTTTGGTGTGCTACCAGAATTTCCCTGCAGCCGCATTGCCTGCGGAGTTGAGAGACGGCAATCCACTCGGGATCTCGCGGATGGTCGACGGCAAAGCGGCGAGCTAG
- a CDS encoding VOC family protein codes for MLNPFHLAFPVSDLASTREFYLGVLGCTEGRSTDQWVDFDLFGHQIVAHLAPGQTGVRSTNDVDRDNVPVPHFGVILPMDQWVALAADLSSKDVEFVIEPKIRFAGEVGEQATMFFLDPSGNALEFKSFADLSQIFAK; via the coding sequence ATGCTAAATCCATTTCATTTGGCGTTTCCGGTATCGGATCTGGCGTCGACACGAGAGTTCTATCTGGGCGTTTTGGGCTGTACCGAAGGCCGCAGTACTGATCAGTGGGTTGATTTTGACCTCTTTGGCCATCAGATCGTCGCCCATCTCGCGCCCGGACAGACGGGCGTTCGATCGACGAATGATGTTGACCGTGACAATGTGCCGGTCCCGCACTTTGGAGTGATATTACCGATGGATCAATGGGTCGCGTTAGCCGCCGATCTGTCGTCAAAGGACGTTGAGTTCGTGATCGAACCCAAGATCAGATTTGCGGGCGAGGTGGGTGAACAGGCAACAATGTTCTTTCTGGACCCGAGCGGAAACGCCTTGGAATTCAAATCCTTTGCCGATCTCTCGCAGATATTCGCAAAATAA
- a CDS encoding SAM-dependent methyltransferase codes for MIEHLETFISEIANSIKKGSFVKLSLANYKGSEPHLQKILIRLVETKKGVRLYFLYRSETRDVAKNYDFDLGLGLIAEALDDGFRSGHLFTSEGDLQLDISHKGKTRLNRAKPVFKQAPSLGHDREKIALVDSNSFYLKALGITDDTGRVKDKQQDKWRQINKFVEVVANLVAKSELKDKKSLSIVDMGSGKGYLTFAAYDHFRNSLGLDVTITGIDVKNDLVDLCNGVAKACDFDGLSFVVGKIGDLNVAAPDILIALHACNTATDEALFKGISANASLIIAAPCCHQEIRPQITPPAMFKDVLKHGVMLERCAEMITDGLRSLLLERSGYSTKLFEFVNTEHTPKNNMLAATRLVEPKSPERFQRQIDDIKELYGIDHQHLESLLDTKIAV; via the coding sequence ATGATCGAACATTTGGAAACTTTTATCAGCGAGATCGCAAATAGTATTAAGAAAGGTAGTTTCGTTAAGCTCTCGCTTGCAAATTATAAAGGCTCAGAACCGCATCTGCAAAAGATACTTATTCGTCTGGTCGAGACGAAAAAGGGCGTACGCCTGTACTTTCTGTATCGAAGTGAAACGCGCGACGTCGCCAAAAATTACGATTTCGACCTCGGACTTGGCTTGATCGCCGAGGCTCTTGATGACGGTTTTCGCAGCGGCCACCTTTTCACTTCCGAAGGCGATCTCCAACTCGATATCAGTCACAAAGGCAAGACGCGGCTGAATCGTGCAAAGCCCGTGTTCAAGCAAGCACCTTCGCTTGGCCACGATCGCGAAAAGATCGCTCTTGTTGATTCGAACAGTTTTTACCTCAAGGCACTCGGAATTACCGATGACACGGGCCGGGTCAAGGACAAGCAACAGGATAAATGGCGACAGATAAATAAGTTTGTAGAGGTAGTGGCCAACCTTGTCGCAAAATCCGAACTCAAAGACAAAAAGTCTCTGAGTATCGTCGATATGGGTTCGGGAAAGGGCTACCTGACATTTGCGGCTTACGATCATTTTAGGAACAGCCTGGGCCTCGACGTAACGATCACAGGCATCGACGTCAAGAACGATCTTGTCGATCTCTGCAACGGAGTAGCAAAAGCGTGCGATTTTGACGGCCTGAGTTTTGTTGTTGGTAAGATCGGCGATCTTAACGTAGCCGCACCTGACATTCTGATCGCTCTGCACGCCTGCAATACGGCAACGGATGAGGCTCTTTTCAAGGGCATTTCCGCTAATGCCAGCCTGATCATAGCCGCCCCGTGCTGTCATCAAGAGATCAGGCCGCAGATCACGCCGCCGGCGATGTTTAAGGACGTCTTAAAACACGGTGTGATGTTGGAACGCTGTGCGGAAATGATCACGGATGGGCTCAGATCGCTTCTACTCGAACGAAGCGGATATTCGACTAAGCTATTTGAGTTTGTAAATACCGAGCACACGCCAAAAAACAATATGCTCGCTGCGACACGTCTCGTCGAACCAAAATCGCCGGAGCGTTTCCAACGCCAGATCGACGACATCAAGGAACTATACGGAATTGATCACCAACACCTTGAATCGCTGCTCGACACGAAAATCGCCGTTTAG
- a CDS encoding dihydrodipicolinate synthase family protein, giving the protein MNINWTGVMPAITTCFDDNLNIDHEFTARHVSWLVDHGCTGIVTNGSIGEGGTFTLDEKVALWKTCVSSVGDRVPIVAAIASMTTADAIAQAKSAEAAGCRGLMVLPPYIYRGDWREMKQHISQIVNSTPLSCMLYNNPVAYGTDFLPEQMAELAGELPNLHSVKESSTDVRRVTAIRALCGDRLKIFVGVDDVIVEGINAGASGWIAGVVGAFPKESVDLYNYAMNGETEKARELYEWLLPLLRLDTVPKFVQLIKLIQERVGWGSTRVRPPRLALMGAELDETLAIIDHALATRP; this is encoded by the coding sequence ATGAATATAAATTGGACGGGCGTAATGCCTGCGATCACCACCTGCTTCGACGATAATCTAAACATTGACCACGAATTTACTGCGCGTCACGTCAGTTGGTTGGTCGATCACGGCTGTACGGGCATCGTTACCAACGGTTCGATCGGCGAGGGCGGCACATTCACACTCGACGAAAAGGTCGCTCTGTGGAAGACGTGCGTTTCGTCAGTTGGCGACCGCGTCCCGATAGTGGCCGCCATCGCGTCGATGACGACCGCAGATGCGATCGCCCAGGCCAAATCTGCCGAGGCCGCAGGATGCCGCGGATTGATGGTGCTGCCGCCCTATATCTATCGCGGAGACTGGCGGGAGATGAAACAGCATATATCGCAGATCGTAAACTCGACACCGCTCTCGTGTATGCTTTACAACAATCCGGTGGCGTACGGAACAGACTTTCTACCCGAACAAATGGCGGAACTTGCCGGTGAACTGCCAAATCTACACTCGGTCAAGGAATCGTCGACGGACGTCCGCCGAGTGACCGCGATCCGAGCGTTATGCGGCGATCGGCTCAAGATATTCGTAGGTGTTGACGATGTAATTGTTGAAGGGATCAATGCCGGAGCCTCAGGCTGGATCGCCGGTGTTGTCGGTGCATTCCCCAAAGAGTCGGTCGATCTTTATAATTATGCGATGAATGGCGAAACGGAAAAGGCAAGAGAACTTTATGAGTGGCTTCTGCCATTGCTCCGGCTCGACACTGTCCCAAAATTTGTCCAATTGATCAAGCTGATTCAGGAAAGGGTCGGTTGGGGCAGCACCCGCGTCCGCCCGCCTCGCCTCGCTCTTATGGGCGCGGAGCTCGACGAGACATTGGCGATCATTGACCACGCATTAGCGACACGCCCGTAA